CGGCGGCCGACCGGTTCGGCCTCGACGAGCGCCTCGCGGAACTGGTCGAGGTGGCTCCGGAGGCGGACCGTCTCCTCCGTCACGTCGAGCTTGTCGGCGAGGAGGACGGCCTCGGCCTCGAGGCGGCCGGGGTCGAGGTCCGGCACGTCGGCGAGGTCGCCGAGGCGGTCGCGGAGGCGCTGGCGGGCGACCTCCAGCCGGATGGGCGCGCGCTGCTCGACGTCACGGGTGAGGCCTTCGAGGGCGTCGGCGCGGGCGGCGAGGTCGTCGTGGAGGGCGGCGCCCTCCGCGCGGCGCATGGCCTCGAGGCGGTCGAGCGCGTCGGCGAGCGCGGCCCTCGTCGCGGCCCACGCGGTCTCGGCGTGCGCGGGATCGGGCGGGGCCGGGGCGAGGACGTCGCCGGCGCGGAGGAGGTCGGCCACCGTCACGGCGCCGGCGCCGAGGCCGGCCGCCTCGGCGGCCTCGCGGAGGAGCGCGCCGAGCCGGGCCGCCGCCGCGGTGTCGACGCGGAGCCCGCTGTCGCCGTCGCCGGCCGAGGCCGACACGTGGACGGTCGCGTTGCCGCGGTCGATGGCCACTTTCACGAGGCCCTGGATCGCGGCCTCGCGCTCCGCCAGCTCGCCGAGCCCGCGGACGCTGACCTCGGCGAACCGGCCGTTGACGGTGCGGACCTCGACCGTGGCCTCAGCGTCGCCCTCGCGGGCGGTGCCGCGGCCAAAGCCGGTCATGCTGCGAAGCATCGGGGTGCGGGTGGGGGAGCGACGGCGAGCGGCAAACCTACGGCGTGCGAAGGCGATCTCGCGTGGGGCTCGTGCGTAGACGCCGCATGCCGACTGTGCCCACCCTGCCGCCGCCCGCGCCCGACCAGCGCGCCCGCCTCGCGGTCCTCGCCGCCCTCCGCCACCATGAGGACCTCGCCCAGCACTACGTGCTTAAGGGCGGCCTCGTGCTCCAGCGCGTCTACGGCTCGCCCCGCGAGTCCGACGACATCGACCTCAACCACGTGCGCGCCCACGAGAACGCCCTCACCGATGCGCACGAGGTCACGCTCCGCGACGTCTGCGACCGGCTGGCCGAGACGGTCCAGGACACGGCGCCGCGCTTCGGGCTCGACCAGGCCACGCTCCGCATCGTGAAGTGGAGCCAGCTCCTCCCAACCGTGTTCGCCGAGGTCGACTATCGGACCGACGACGCGGAACCGGTTGAGGGCGCCGTCGAGGTCCAGGTCACGCTGTGCGAGCGGGTCTGCCACACGGCCCTCGCGCGGATCGACGGCGTGCCCGTCCTCGCCTCGACGCTCGACGACGTCGT
This sequence is a window from Rubrivirga marina. Protein-coding genes within it:
- a CDS encoding YicC/YloC family endoribonuclease yields the protein MTGFGRGTAREGDAEATVEVRTVNGRFAEVSVRGLGELAEREAAIQGLVKVAIDRGNATVHVSASAGDGDSGLRVDTAAAARLGALLREAAEAAGLGAGAVTVADLLRAGDVLAPAPPDPAHAETAWAATRAALADALDRLEAMRRAEGAALHDDLAARADALEGLTRDVEQRAPIRLEVARQRLRDRLGDLADVPDLDPGRLEAEAVLLADKLDVTEETVRLRSHLDQFREALVEAEPVGRRLNFLAQEIGREVNTIGSKANDAELTRLSVSMKEELEKIREQVQNVV
- a CDS encoding nucleotidyl transferase AbiEii/AbiGii toxin family protein translates to MPTVPTLPPPAPDQRARLAVLAALRHHEDLAQHYVLKGGLVLQRVYGSPRESDDIDLNHVRAHENALTDAHEVTLRDVCDRLAETVQDTAPRFGLDQATLRIVKWSQLLPTVFAEVDYRTDDAEPVEGAVEVQVTLCERVCHTALARIDGVPVLASTLDDVVADKLKVLLQQRRRGKVRHSDVYDLWFALSVAPFVPDPDVVREALLVKMASWPEYLPITRSQFRAVGVRTFAEQGYRALRAEQPGLPFAPFDVVWRTIEAFVDAMGLPEGEPVEVA